Genomic segment of Apostichopus japonicus isolate 1M-3 chromosome 8, ASM3797524v1, whole genome shotgun sequence:
atatgtGCTCATGGGcagcgatcatgggggggacatgtcctccCAATATTTCAGgcggggggatatagtatctaatatcccctccaatatttggtggcatagatTTTTTGtatggctataaatagaaaataatgcgtgagattatttatccaaatcatatttggcggtggctaaaacttcatccaacacatacTGCATGAGGTGGTcatttctgtgacctgtgaccgtatagcatgttgtcactcatgattattatcataatgtctgtacatctcttgtgtatgagtgtaagtacgtgcAATCATGTATAttatccacatcgatatgggttcactgggtttccatttggcctgtttcctacaagatttctgaccacaggcgcatagccaagggagggggggaagGCGAAGGGGGAGACAGCCCCCTCCTCGAgcaaatattttgtattttttttatgatatcgaagttttatcgtagccgttataagaggttttaatatatgtacactaataaattaactgtctgaattttcaaaaattccctgaccaacattcttcaacaTACTTCCCTTTACTAgtacaattttgaccggtctgttagggtttgaaggttttttttctatattggttgtccacagatgaaattttgtgctaCATTATGGgtttgttttgaagtgaatttattattcaaattctgaacaaataatgggcttaaaaccttgaaaagtggggctgacgggtattgtgggccgttacgcAGAATtgcctacaaaagcaatgatccacaggagatgcgatgaggtcgaacatgatgtgtgactggtgacaatttGGAAAAGGTTATGATTGgtaaaaaactattgggaaaaacttggttgtcaggcaaaagtgtacatatggttggtcattttcaagcccaagaagtgccatttcaggtgatctggggggctatcaaaaccagaaattttcttgtacgttgcgcgccaaccaatggtggcgctccgctttgatagtaatacctgcccccccccgggtaagaaaatcctggatcattcctgcacccaagcaaatgtctcccccaatatttgaaataaatcgCTGCCCCTGTATGTGTTGAGAACTACAGTAGTCATGTTTAAAAACACTTAATATGTTAGCTAAAGTGTGTTCGAGACCCAATGGAATGGATTTACAACTCTAAGAGCTTTGAGGGAGTTACCATATTTTAGTACTATCTGTACAGCAGATAGTatcatcatattttaaaatggAGAGCAAATATAATGAAGTAATATTAGTACTAGACACAAAAATGCTTAGAGTGGTTATATTAACATTTGGGTTACTGCATAGCAATATTTCAAGTTAACATGCAAAATGGTAAATGGTCCATTAAACCTGTTGGAGATCCACTAAAGATGAAATTTACATCTTGCTCATTGAGCATAAGAAATGTTACCATTCTTTGTTCAAGTATTATAATCAATTTTGTAATTGGCCCAGATATGTGAGGCCACGTATTTTTGactagtactactgtacagtataggccaATACAGATTGTATATAAAAGCTTGTAAGTTATACACTATGCTATGTTCAACCATGatgtatctatatactgtacagtaggtcaaaaAGCAGCCGTTTGCGTTTTGTCTCCATTTTCCCACACtcttgacatgtccatcgagtttttacATGTATTCATCACACAACAGCAAACTATGATATTAGTCAAGTTTTTTCCCTGTCAAGAGcattaattagcgagtaattaaggaaTTCTGCAGAAAGGTAATGAGTAAAGTATCTTCCGACAAATTCctaattaaaattaatcgcCTTCAGTCctcaaatccactagtttgaattcaaccattCAGTGAATAGCTAACATATTCATTTATGAGCCGTTGCTCAAAATAGATCATTTGAAAATGGTAAAACTGCCGTTCATTTATCGCCACTTCTTccctttcaaggttattagtctggAATGTTAGCCTGTGTGTTACGTTATCAATTCGCCAAGCCTACGTACCAAAGGAAATCAGTGtggaaaagtcacttgcacagctcaaGTTTCCCGCGATCTACAGTGAGAGCCTATTAAAATGTCATTCATAGAAATTACATTATCATATCCTGGGCAATGTTTATTGCAATCTTAACAGAAAACATCTTCAATAAAAAAACGttcaaagttgtaaatttttcgacttttattcCACCattgaagttagatttgaatagataagctggttgtgtacatgtatgtcatTATGGCATCGTGGGGTCAATTAGGTTGAGAAATATAGTATAGAGTATAGAAAAGGGGGCTGCTTTTAACCAACAAATTTAAGATTTGTACAACTGTAGATATACATACTGGGTTTTTATGCACCAGAGGGTCATAAGAGGCTAAGAGTAAACAAGATaattattcacttttctttaaattatgGCAATCCCAATTTACAGTGTCCATGCTGCATGATAACAATTAGGACTAATCTATAAACTAGTAAAACTACATGATAAAGTATCTGAACATTGTGTTCTGATATCATTTTGCCTTGCCTTGTGTCCTTGTTTCTTTCTGGCCAAAGGCATTAACTACACAATCTATAAACTTAATATGTAAGGATTTGAAACAGTGATATTAAAAACTATCTGCAGTGTTGGTGTTTTCATCAATCTTGAGATGAATTAAAATTTCTCAGCTTTCTCATTCTTCTCAGCATTTAACACTGTAGATAGTGAGGACATTTCTTTTATTGTAGACATACTAGAGTGGATCACATAGAAATAGCAAAATCACCCAAGCTAAAAGCAATCTGATCCTTTAAGTTGAATACCCACCCACCAAGGTGTCTGTGTAGGTGTTTACAAATGTCTGTACATGATAGATTCAAAAAGGAAAAAGTGGGTGGAAAGTGGGTTAATTGGGGCATGGTTCTTAACGACATCATTTTGTTGTTGGTTTATAAGAAGATGAAACTGATTGTTTGGATAGGAAACTTGCAAGcaaggaatgaaataaattatatttaagtCTCATAGAAAGTTTTAAACCAAACACAAATTATGCAGTcgtatatatattgcaatgacTAGTCCTTTATTATCCTTGTATAGCAAAGAATTGTCACGCAATCTCTACCAATTTGCTACGTGGCACGAGTTCATAATTACACAGATGAATACTCATAACACCAGATATATACATTTAAGTAAGAATACACATTATATTGGATTTATCTTGATTGCTCGATAAGGAGAAAACCAAGATAAAGGTATGCAGTTATCTATCCACAATCGTCATTAATGAGAGCTCATTTATCATGATGGTATCAATGTCACTAAATCATTAGATAAAACCCACAAGCAATGTAAAGTCTATGACTGTTTTACTAGTCTGTTAAAATAATTGCACTGAGAACCTCAACAGCTATTTATATCCACCAGACTGCTGATAAGATGATGCCTCAAAGTTCAATTCCTATCACTCCAAAATCTGAGACTAATAGCACCTTTGAATAGATTCAAGTAGTGTGAATATGTGAATGTAGCAATAACCGAGAGACCAGTATTGTCTTTCTAAAGTGTCTtgcatttttaaattaaaacgtTTTTAATTAGTAAGTGTAATGGTCACTACTTGCTTTCAATGTGGGAATCTGGAAGATGGGCCCTATTCTTCTAGTCTTAcgtatgtactgtatggattTACTGTAATGTCATCAAGACTTGTACAATTTTAAAGCAACTTATACAGCAATACCCTGATGTACACTTCGATGTCAGTTAACAAGAATAACGACTGCAACTACAGTACACTAaacttcaaaaagaaaaagaaaaacaatcatAAATCCAAATAGCACTACATGAGATGATATTCAGCAGGCAGTAGCAGCCTACTATGGGCTTGTGTGCATTATGTATGCAAAATGGTACTTTTTATCTGTTGTATTTGTCATGAACAGTATTCATGAAGTGCAAACGAGAACTCCTGCTGGCTTTTAGTAGTACTACAGTAGACGTTACAACTTAGAAGAGGCTATGAACTTACAACGACACAAGATTATATATTGCACATGAAGAATAATATCATGCTGTTTACTTCATAAAACTATACTGTCAGTCAGTGTTTCATATTTATTGGGAATGATGTCAGCTACATTTCCATGtttaaaatttgcatattagCTTGATGAAGTGACATTATAAATTTGGTCAAAGTAAGAACAAACAACCGAATTCTCTCTCCTATCATTAAAAATTTCACTAGCTCTCCAATATTTACCGATGAAATTGGATCAATTTCGATGATTAAGTGTGGATACATTTGACTGTAAACTGGCTAATTGTTTGGATGTTTTATATGTTTTTCAAAACTTCGTCTGACCTCTGGATTTTATTCCGGAAGGAGTCAAGTCATGGGGAACATGGTAGCATTGTTCTGACTTTGACTGAATATGTTAAGCACTATAAAGGAATCTAGTAAGATCCCAAAACTTTTTTCTTGGACATCAGATGCATTTTAACCAAATGTTGCATATCTATTATCTTTCACATTTCTTCTATACACTTCAGCAGGAAATTTCACAGTAGGGAAGTTAGAATCCAAAAAGAGTATCAGTGAAGGTCACCTTTAAAGCAAGCAATCCAGAACAAATAACAACATAGCTGAATTGTTGgccttttcaaattttctgacAATGAACTTATTGGCATTACGACCCACGAGGTAACTTCTAAACACTGAGACCTTGTTTAAAAGGGTAAATATTTACAGCTTAGCCATCTCTTTTTGCCAATAAGTTATATAGGGTATGACAGGTTTTCCTACACAAGTGTAGGAAACATCCAATATCTTCTCCTTAGTTGTACAAACCTTGAATCGAAGATTGGCCTAGGTCTAGTTATAGGCCTAGATTGTTAATAGCAATCATCATGTACCAAATCCTGTTACTAAGTTAGGCGAGGGGCTTATGACTCGTccaacaaaaaaatcaaaatttggcctaattttaaaggcattgaagccttgccccaaaccgtgtgccgcctctaaaaaaaagttaactttccgttgcttgcaagtgaagttttttcttgttgctacaaaatgcagacagtaatgaaacgtgataccttgttatcttttatctggacctgagatacATGTCCATCGCTGTTATGTACActatgttgtgggtattgaccgtagctgtgtgtattgactgtacactagtgtctatttaccgatggtagcaagctgtgtgtattttctgggatccatggtggtgtcttacacttgtTACACCCCATTCAAAGCTTGGTCAGATTACCAtagcatcagacgtttctttgtgcgcgtaACCTTCACTCCTTTTAACAGTTACACTATAAACATTTACCCTAGTCTTTCAAATTGTTCTCTGGCAACACCAAATTATCTACATCTTCGCTCACAAATATACATAtgaaattgtctttttttttaaggaataaaTGTCTGAAGGAAATTCATATTTGTTCTGATTTTTCGTTGTATATAGCCTACACCGAATCTTTATGCCCGACCATGTTGATAGTCTACGGTGTGTCTCCATACCTCGTAatactagtagcatggtgggctcataattgacgcacttaaggatttgatcaacgatctCTATCAAGAAAAAGTCCAAATTGCTCAAgtgaatgtgtttttcatatgtgtagttcctcagaaatgttatgatctcaaaatatttaaggttctgtgcttacgcaccgtacaattgagcagaatttgaccacaaaatgtctggcgtgacaagttctttcataccccttaattgacacattcgtcgataagctaactgtagtgtaagcCTTAGTAAttaacatccattgactttaggcctagatgctgtttgctatgcttaaagcctctaagctcagacaggtcagatcccagagagtagtgttatcatattgaggtaatgttggttatttttagggtgtaagatttccaaatgccaaaaaaacatggaaaacttgggggagggtgttaaaagcttaaaaaataccacaattttgtcagcaaatagctgaaatggattcaaactcatgaaatatgtaattctgcttgactgcaaaaactTTAGgaggcctgctgtatcgttgctagtaataattgaaggagcgtcaattacggggttgcgtcaattatgaagcctttactactaatactagtcagtattgcgaagttcggaataCTGCAAAGTttggacacccctaagaaatacacaatttcaccatgacaacctacagcaagagccaatttcacaaaaatttatgaagctacagttattttctctcaaaAATGACCCCACCAAATCAAgcatattttcaggtgatttataccataagatatagttttggggtgttttaaggcttaggtgtccaaACTTCACAGTGTCCAtgctagtactaggcctaggcctactagtgATATTTAATACCTTCGCGGACTTGTATCTGTCCGGTGGTTAATCGCAGCCGAATGAAGAATGAAGAATAGACTACTTGGAAAAGGTAGATATAATTCTGTTGATAAGAGGGTCATAACAAAAGGAGCAGTGAACTTAAGGGTGAAAGGCCTATGCCTAtcctaaaaataaaatattttgaatcCACCTTACCTTGTCCTTATGCACAACTCCCAAATCCCCGGCTTTCATTATTTCACGAATAATACTGCCAGCTCGATTTGAGATGGCCACAGAAGCAGAAACAAGACGCACAACTAAAGATGGATTAGTTGCCATTATAGAAATTTCCTCAACCTCTCAAACtgttctgaaaaaaaatcacagatcAGGAAGAAAGACCAGGCTTAAACTTCAAGCTGTTCAGAGTTAGACTAGCTAGGACCAGTACCACATGCACGACAGAATGACTGTGAGGGAATGTCGTGTGCATGTGCATGTTTAGTATTATACGATAGAGTGCAGCGCCTACGTAAGTTGAACAGCTGACCTGGCGGGGAAggaaaatgacctttgactgtTACTATGGAAATAAAGTAAGTAGCGTTTGCGTCATTCATCAATTACGAGCCTGCTTATACGGGAAATTCCCACGTTATAGCCAGCTCCATTTTTCGGAGTGAGAATATCATGTAATCAGCCACAGTACCTGATGTGGTCTCTAGGAACTCATTGTTCCCATCTTATGATACCAGTTGATGAGAATAGTACACATTGAAGTGTGTTCGACAAACCGCAATTATGAAACTTATGAAACAGCAAATCATGCACCACTAGTTCATGTAGTTGTAGTTTGGCAACGTAGAGATCAATTCGCTTGACAACATTTGTTTACAAAATGGCCGCGTTGGTTGCTCTGCTCAAGTGTAGTAACTAACATTGACCATTAGAATGTCTATGACTGTGAGTAATGCCATGAAAGTGACGATTGCAATTCACACGTAAGCTGATCATTTGCTGTTAGCCTAAAAGTATTTTTGATACAATTTTCTGTACAATAGAATGTCACGAAgtaattaaattattatataatCTAGGCCTGCCTTGTCGGAAACATAACGTTAGCCGTTCGTCTATTCTACCAACCTCCCTGCAGTGGCCATATGGGTTTCATACTAGACTACCAACGTTAGTCTAGCCTTGGCTTGAATCTAACGTTATTTGTGCGAACTTGAAGGAAAATGCCGTTAAGTGTGGATCAAGATAAAATAATGTGAGAAAACTCCAACATTGAATCAAGTAAGTATTATTTTATTGAGGGTTCAAAATTGACCAAAGCAAACAGATGGTAAGACTAAGAGTAAGACATGCCATGGTGGGTAGAGTTATGGCACTTGAGACTCTGAACTGGCAATGTTAAATAAATTTCTGTAATTTCTACACATAGGCCTAGGTTATGTCTTTGTGAAATGTTACCAACATGCATAtctacatttttcatattttgatgaaactctGGGGACTTTTTATAGCAGTATCTTTACaacaaatgtttcaatatcgGGACTTACTGTGACGCACTCAACATAAAAAAGAGCAGAATACGTCCAGAAATCACATACATGATCTTAAATGAGTGAATAtatttcccccctttttttattgcaaatatAAATAGTACAATAATAAAGTTCAAGGGAAAAGTATTTGGGGATATTTCTTCCATTCTTTACTTTGGACACAAACAAATAACAGTAGCAGATAAAAGCTACATATATGCAAACACAAAAGCAGTTATTATTTACCTGTATTTACCTGTATCCTCCACCTCAAATGACGGAGCAGGGAGCCAGTATGGCTCATATGAGCTCCCAAACTGTTTCTCAAAAATTGGTCGATATGTGCCTTGAACTGATTGATGGATTTTGATAACACAGCTCTTTCTGGAAGAATATTCCACATATCGATAACTCTTTGTGAGAAGAAGTTCTTTCTTTATGATACCTGATGATTTGGATATCATCGTTTGTCTTCGGTTTTGTGAAAAAACACATTTGGTAGCTTGCTAGCTCACTTCAAGTTGGCTTTCTTTCCATTGCTATGTTAAAATCTATGGTGAAATTTGCAAAAGTGTGTACACAGTAGATAATACATCTTTATAGGTCCCTTGACCAGTAAACTCAGAGAATCATCcattttacaattaaattaaaataataataataaatgagacttatatagcgccaaatcagtaaacaaaagtcactgctcaaggcgctttacaaagaaagtaaattaatttacaaaagaactaGTGAAAAAATGGGCCTTGAGttgacttttgaaagtagaaagtttatagcatggtcgaatgtgatctggtaaatAAGGATGCAAGCATTGCCAAAGCAGGTTGTGATTTGTTACTTCTTTTATACAGTTTTAACAAAATGGTGTGATAGAGATTACTGAACATGTTTCGATTTATTCTTTCCTTTGTAGCCTTTTTCAGTAATGACAAGGTAGGAACATCATAGGAACTAACTGTGAAATAAGACAGTAACATGGGAAGCAGTTCAAGTGTACAGAAAAAGAAATTGAAGGAAGGTGATGAAGGGAGTAAAGCAGATAAGACCAAGAAAGATAAACAAAAGACACTAGAAGACCATCTGGAGGCTCTGAGAGCAGCGATTGATTACTTGAGTATCTGTTCCAACTTCAAAACCAAAGATTGCTATTCATACTTTGTTACTATACGTTCAGCTTCAAATCCTCCAGGGATGCCAATTGAGGAAAGGGTCCACATTGCTGACCTTGTCATTGAGTTAGACTATACATCTCTGTTCCCTTTGATCTGGTCAGATCTACATTCTGTTGATCTATCTCAAGGTCACGGCAAAAATAAACAGCCAGAGGAGTCCGTGCCGCATCAAGCTATGAGTAACTTGAAGGCTTTTAAAGCAGCTTGGTGGAATTTTACAGATTGGTCTACACCACTGGTGGTAGAATTAGGTACTACCACTGCTCTAAGATCACTAGTCAGTGACCTGGAAGACCCAGACTTGGCTGTTGATAAGATGAGCAGCGAGAGCAGGAGATTCTTGATCAAGGGATCGCTAGGGACCATACATAACATGGTTAGACGAGATGCAAAACTCAGGATGCATATAAGGAAAATCGAGAACTGTGTTAATCTTTTCACTGCATACTCTCGGAGCACTTTTCTCATCATTCAGGCCAAGAGCTTCTTGATCTTGTCATATATTCTCTGTGAGAATGAATATGCTGCTATGGAGGCCACTGATAATTCTATTGGTTTCCTTGTTGGAATGCTGAGGGAatctttaaattataaaaaccACAAGGCAAAGAAATATGGATTCAGTTCAGCAGAAATCCTGCAAGGTTTAAACCAGATAGCCCTAAATGATCCCAACAAAGTTAAAGTCATGGATAACGGAGCCGTCCCCCTCATGGTACGAATGCTTGGGGACAACTGTTCCATTGAAGAACAGACATTAGCATCAGAGGGACTTTGGAAGTTAGCTTTTGCTGAGGATAACAAACAGAGAATGAGGGAAAACACTGCCCTTATGGAAGGTTAGTGTTCAATATTACATATCCAGACAATTTGCATGTGGGGTGGAACTATGCACTTGCTTTGTTGCATTGGCATTAATTATCTAAATTATATGCAATGCTTCCTAAAGACAAGTGTTTGTGGCTGATTGACCAATCTAGCAGACAACCTGTCCTTAGTTTCTCTTGATATGATTCTCACCATATAATGGATTCCATAATTCtctaaaaggaaaaaaagacaGATTTGTGATATGAATAACATGCTGACCAACTTTCTTTTTAagcatataatatatttaaaacaaatttaaagtttGAAGCAACTCAATTGTGCGGAATTTTCATTTccttatttaattttttactttca
This window contains:
- the LOC139972080 gene encoding uncharacterized protein, with translation MGSSSSVQKKKLKEGDEGSKADKTKKDKQKTLEDHLEALRAAIDYLSICSNFKTKDCYSYFVTIRSASNPPGMPIEERVHIADLVIELDYTSLFPLIWSDLHSVDLSQGHGKNKQPEESVPHQAMSNLKAFKAAWWNFTDWSTPLVVELGTTTALRSLVSDLEDPDLAVDKMSSESRRFLIKGSLGTIHNMVRRDAKLRMHIRKIENCVNLFTAYSRSTFLIIQAKSFLILSYILCENEYAAMEATDNSIGFLVGMLRESLNYKNHKAKKYGFSSAEILQGLNQIALNDPNKVKVMDNGAVPLMVRMLGDNCSIEEQTLASEGLWKLAFAEDNKQRMRENTALMEGLLKLKDSDNPTLKSQCHGALWEIMGGGINIHMKHMTAEDLKKPGQKRHTRVLPNKSHVMISYQWDVQQSMLSLRDALKNDGYNVWMDIDKLDGDILGGMADAVEQAAVVLVCFSQRYKDSQSCRTEATYAYKQNKTIVPLMVEPNYNPDGWLGALIGTLKYYKFYDESVKPSEYVELLHTLGNMGKQGYILPQKEVLTGSSKPVSISREPTLTLQTDSRQISGWSNSDVEEWLIKNDLSEAASKFKDIDGELLYQMYKQSQRAPEFFHNAVSKELGLKYFQVLKFTRALEKAV